GtattcaaaacatttcttaGCATAAAGACTAAGGTGAGACTGTATCTTTGAGGAATGATGAATTGAACCCGAAATAGTCGAAATAGCAGTAAATAACCGATGAACGATAATATAAAGAACATTTACCGTGCAATAACCGCTTTGTTGTCTCCAACCGACTGGAGATCAAGTATTTGATGtcttaacaaatttatttctgtttcaTAGTTTAAACGTTTGCATTCGTCATGTTGtaactataaaagaaaaaaatcatttttttcaaatacatacAGCCTTTAATTGTATTGATTCTGACAACTTCGcttaaaagcaaaaaatacaaactcatacatacataaaacatagaatatttaacatgttttgCAATGTTTTATCAGAAGTGAAATGGATTCAAATACAGACTGCATAAACTATTTACCTGAGACATAACGACATCATACTGTGTTTTGATTTCGAGAAATTTCTCTTTGAGCTGTTTGTTCTCCTCATTCAATTggtgtaaattttgttttaaacttgtaatttCCTCCTTTGTTTCGGATGCTAAAGTATtgtctcttaaaaaaaatgacgtaaatttatatacaattatggTTAATGTACGAGTATACTTAACTATGAACGTACAATTTTCATCATGTTCACCGTATCACCACAGCCTCTGAACGTTCATAACATAAGAAGAAGTATAGAGTTACCAATCTATATATAGAGAATtaagaagaaaattaaactCACATAAGACTAGCTTGCAAATCTTGTAGTTCTGTATTCCTTTTAATGAGTTTTTctattagtttgttttttgCATCTAGCTCCGAACATATCTCGTGATGGGTTTGTGGAGCTGTCTTTTCTATTTTAGaatcattatttttgtcttGGTCTTTAATATCTGTTGGAAAGTAACACTTGgctaaaataatagttttacggcacgtatttatttgtattgattATTAAAGTGATTAATCAAAGTGTTCACATAAGATGTATGTGAACTGTCTTTCAATATGTCTGTTAACTagaatatcttttaatataaatttactgttgggtttaaatatattttttataagataaggtGGGAGACGAGTAGCGGAAACACCGAGGTATGTGCGAAAATTAGTAAGTATATTAATCCTATTTAGATATTCTATATACTTACCTTTAGAATTTTGAGATATCTTTATCGTCGTttctttagaatttattttatcgttcCCAAAGTGcttgattttatttgattctaCGTTCATTAAATCGGAGTTCAGTACTTGtcgatattttgttattatttcattaaatattttattttgtttccaaaataaatcctCTGGCATAGAACAGCGTATTTTTTCGGTAAGGTTTATGATTACTATCACTAAGTTTTGTATTTGcgtttcaaaatttaaagtagatttcaatttctcttttttattttctagaatCTCGTTGCTCATATTTTCATACGATGTTCTAATATTCTTATACATTTCTTCGAGATAATTGCATTTTCTTTCTAAGAATGACACATTAGGGCTACTGACTAGACCGGCCGAAATATCACTGTTATCTTCATCTCCATGTGAAATGtgtgataattttaagttttcaatttGGGCTTTGTAATTCTCTTCTTCAATTAACCATTTGCTTTTTTCGTCCGATGTGCTGATTGCAATTTCTGCCATTTTGtcaaataacatttcatatttGCTTCGAAAATATATAAGAGCATTTTTAACTTCCTTTTCATATAAAGAATTTCTATTCAAGCTTACTTTTTCtaactcttttttattttgtaaatctatttctttgttttcacTATCAAAAACGTATGAGTTCAATGTACCAAAATTGGTGTAATCTTCACTTTTTCTTTCTGTTCTTGTCTTCATTTTACTTTCCAATTCATGTACTTTAGTTTCCATTTCTGCACACTTTTGACATTCTTTTGACAACTgtgtcattaaattaaatacttccTTCCTGGAAACAATAAGAAGGGTTAAAAGATGAGAAAAGGACAATCGGaactggattttttttaacatgttaattttaaactaatgtTAGTGAAGGTGatactaaaatattgaataatatattacCTTGATTGTTGGAGAGCTGTTAAAAGAGCATCTTTGCCACCCAAAGCAGCTTTTAGTTGTAACGTGGTTGCGATGTGAGGAGCGAACCATCCAGCAGCATGTCGAGCTTCCAAGGCACATAAAACAGCTTCTAAACTGGGGCATTCGAAAGCCACAACTCCTGTTGAACTATCACCtgataaaacaattacaaaaattacgtGTTTAATAACCAAcagtaacatatatatattttaagtgaTCGCATAtacaattatcttttaaatagtTGAATATTTCTTGAAGTCCTTTACGTAGACCTTCATTTTCTTCGATAAGGGATTGATAGTTTATcacttcatttatattttcatttacattaCCGCTTCCTCCTTCCACTCTGAAATCatgtattcaaattttataacactttGAGCAATTAacaacacaaattaaatttaattaaaataataattacaagacATCTTCTTCAACAGTTTGTAGTGTATCATCATTCTTTCTTTTTGTGAcgctattattaattattgatatactTGGCTCCTTAACACTTAACAACTTTGcatatttagatataatttcGCTTTGTTCtagatttttcatttctaatgTTACGAGTTCATTCTCGATTGCTTGAATTTCTTTACTTAAAGTCATATTGTGTTCTTTTAAGTTATGATATTCAAGTAAAATGCCCTCAGTTGGAATTTTGTCGTTTTCACTTAAATTAAGTTGTCTCCTAAAAAACGATAcatgttgaaaatataatattataaaacttgaaGAAATCGTGTAGAATAATGTTTCATTTACCTCATCGTTTCATTCTCAATCTGTAAATCGTTTACAACTTGAGTGAGATTGTTTACatcttttattaaagatttaatacCTTCGTCTTTCAACTTGAGTTGTTGCTTTTTATTCTTAACCGCTTTCATCAAAGTAGCAACCCCATCGTCGGATTTCAAAAGACCGAGTTCAGATGACAATTCCATtaccttaaaacaaatcaTCAAATAGTAAAAGAAACAGATTAACTGATTTTTTACGTTTAACAGTCAGTTACTCACCTCTTTTTCTCTCATAACTAACGTTTTTTCTGTGCTTTCAAGAGTCGCaactagttttttaattttcttctttaacTCATTTATCATTTTACGTTGTTTTCCATCAtcactttcatttttattaaagtctaAATCGGTATTGTGTGTCTCTTCAAATAGTGATTTCAGATgcttattttcatttttaagaaCATCTATCACGTTCACAGACCgtaatatttctttagaaGCTTCAGCGAGTTTATCTCCCAATTCTTTGATTCGTAATTCTTCCATACGGTTTTCCttgatatcaaaataaaaaaaagttgtaaaaatgtaagcaAACTAAATTCTCAACAAGTAGTaactaaatgtataaattggTAAGAATgtagtaagataaaaaaaaattacctgtTTTTCTTCCGAATGTTTAGGTGCAGATCTTAAGTTTAActgttcttttaaatttttattctctATTGTTAATCTTTCTATATCTAATCGTAGATTTTTTACTGAACtctaaaaaagtaatattagtgttttttcacttttttaaaataaaataagtactgttaacaaaaacattcaaaaataacaaatatggtATCTACCTTTAAGTGctgaatttttgttttagcATCTTCGTTCATGTTGTCTTTGTTAATGCCTTTCGAAAGAATTTCTTGTCTTAGTGTACTTATTTCGTCTAGTAAATTTGATTTTGCTAGCTCTAAAGATCCAATAgtttctgaaatataaaaaaatatatgttgaaTAGATTATTGCCTTCTAAGATTATGCCTCATTCATCGTATTCACtaacttataataatttaacattgtatTCACCTTTAATACGATTGCATTCGTTACTTGATGCGAGCAGTTTTTCAGTCATATCTTCTATTATTTTCGTTGCTTCCTTCAGTTTATCTTtaagtattgtaattttttctttaaatttagtattttcttcctccaatatctgaatttattgaaaatgctttattcttataaatttattattctgaTTTtcgtaattgtttaaattctaCACCTTACCTTAACATATCCAAGTAATTTTCGGATATGCTTGTTCTTCTGAACGATTTCATTTTCAAGTTGAGCCTTAGCATCTATTTCAGATAATACATCTGGACTGGAAATACTATCTTTGTCAATATCGATGGATTGgtctttatatttcattttccgTTCTTCTAGTTCAGCGATATCAGCGTACAATTTCTCCAGTATATCTTTGTTTGCTTTTATCACTTCTTCTTGATGTGTAATAGTTTCCAACGCATTATCGGAACTTGTACCTGgtagaaacattttaattctagtATTAAGAAAACATACTGCGGACTTTTGGTAAAATAagagaattatttataaattacctgCATTATCGTTACGTGAATGCTTTTTGCCCTTTTTCCTATGAAAGGCATTTAACTCTCCCCCTAAATTTTTAACCtgttataaaagaattaatttttaaccaaCTCCTTAACTGTAGAGCTCCACTGTCGTGGTACtagaaatattacataaaattgtcatctgtttcatttttttttttaacaaaacacacACTGCAGTATTTATACTAGCctaaataattacaacaagAAAAACAACATCTAATTATAGGTCAATGATTATTAAcctctttaaattaaatttaaaacttctgCAGTATATTTTACCTGTTCActtttgtatttcaaaatatccTGGGCCAACCTGAAAAGAGTTTTTAAGTCTGAAAAGTTTAACTCAATATCATCTACTTCCATCCATGACAGATTCTCGCATAATTCCTCTTTGTCTGCCTGTAATAGTTCCTTCTGAGAGAAACTCAATATTTGCCTCCAATCCGTCTCTACCATGGTTTGATTTATGGTCTTCTTGATGAatgtattgattttaataaagcaGTAACTTCGTGATCAATGTTtgtgtttatatttgtaacgTTGCTAAGCAACCGTAATATTACAGTGTTGTCGGTAAAAAATTaggcattttaaataaatatcacaagtcattaatacagtttttaatttaaatgaaacatttaattttaatgttgaatgtatttatttaatgtttatgttCGTAAtcacagttttattttgtaatgtagAACTTTTTTACTCTATGGCCAGATAGTCTTCACATTTTTGGGAAAAATTAACAACCTACTCGTAAGCtctataatttagtaattcGGTAATTTAGGAAATCCTTaatctataaataacaaaaacgtaaaataaaacacacaagttataaaaagattatgtttattaattgttatgatataaaacaatagcCGGTTAATGTTACATCTCATGTCGCGGTgtcaacaacaaaataaaaacatttgtgcatctaaaaataaattaacaaaattaaatacaacaaaatgttaaaaataaaaaggaaacatCATTAGCGTGCGTACTACACAAAACAAGCTTTCACAAGAGGGCGAGAGAAACAGTCTGCTTTGGTTTAGCGATCATCTTACAATTACCACAAACATTCATTACAAAATCTTACTATGGGGACTTCTATCATTACACAGGATTTGACAACGAACAAGTTTAAGAAAGACAGAAGATACAAAATGGTCGATATATGGGTATAAAACCAATGACTAGATACTACTAAAGTCGTCCATATTAACAACCTCTGGGGTATATTTCACAACAATAGCATTCCTATCGTTACTTCGAATATATAATATCTCTTATTTCAATTAAGCATACAAATAGTATTGTCAACGTTGCCAATTACACTCGCCCTAATGTTTCTCCGATCGTTCCATAGATATATGAAATTCATAGATACGTcataatcatttaatattaatattttttgtgcgTATAGTTTTAAGTAACTTAATAGAAAACTAtacattagaaattaaaatacatctaCTAGGAAACTACACATCGAGATGATTATGACGTATCTAAACTTCATATTTATGAGTATTACGACGTGCGTAACGCGCGGTAACAAAACCTTGATACCGTTGAATTTATGCGCGCTCTACGAAATACGTTAGCTCTTATTAATAAAGCCGTTTCGAAGCCAATTCACAAAAGATCAGAACTTTGTTATCCCTCTAGGTTAGATTCAAAGTTTGATTTTTGTATCGTGTTTTTGCACTAGTTCTTTACTAACTCTACGTTCCTAGACCGTATTTAAAATACGGAATAATGATGAATAATACCAAATAGGGAAGTATCAATATCACATTGGATTAAAacgtcaacattttttttaattagcgaaataaatttaaggcTGCGGTCTTAAAGAATGGATCCTAAAATATCAATGTTACTAAAAACGTAGAGTTAGAACAGAATAAGTAATATGTAGAAAATTTGttagtaacatttaaatgtataccCACGCGCCCGGCTTCGctcttttaaaagttattttaaaagaggAGCTTCCATCTTTACTTTcgtcattttaaataaataactacatCTACCAAACAACTTTAcaagtatatatgtatttttattatttttttttacaattatacaaCACCGTAATTATCCAATAACATATTCTTTGGGacgtataaaataactttggaTAGCTTCGATTAGCAATATCGGTTTCCAAAACAAAGGAGAACGAAGACTTTAGAACATATAGAAAggaaaagtaattattaatattttggagATTAAATATTTGGGCACTATTTGTACATGACAGTAATATGGTTGaacttacattattattttacaaaatgttataaaaagtcATGGTTGTATTTTGGtaacatcatttttatcatattcGTACaacgttaaatataaatcgttacataaaattacaaagatcTATTTTAACTACTCTAACATTGATGCGATAAACTGTTATTTATTCCAAtaaggtaataaatattaaaaccaattgttacatatttatatctacTTGATGACGAAGACAATCACGTTATTATGACACGTAGTCTAATgtgctaaaatataaaagctcCAATGTAGATTAATATCGTATatgttgaattaaattgtCCATTATCACCATTGTCATACGCACTTGGAGATATGCAATATAATATATCAGATAGTTACATAGCTAGCTCAAGTATAATTAGTAAACGGATCTTAACATCACACGTACATCACCTTTAAGCCtcgggtaaaaattataaatataatttctacgtacatattaaaaatagtagtaATGCGCGTGTGATATTTCGATATACagaaagacataaataaaaagagcAGAAAATGTAAACCTTTGGCacgttataatttacatttaaaatctgTATGTAAGATTATGGTATGTTTGTGTTTCCTCGTGCGTATGACCggtgtgtgtgcgtgtgtgcGTGAGTCAGTGAGAACGTCGCGCGCAGAAGGTTGCGCGGCGCAACCGACGCAGCAGCGACGGCTGGCGCTATCAGATGCGCTCCACGTAGTTACctgcaaaaattaaaattgaaaaatgtgcATCATGCCCTTAACATAAAGGATAGGTTCTCTTTTTTACatccatacaaaattattttgaactaACCGGGGAAGGTGCCGAAGCGTCCGGTGCGCTGGCTGGAGCCGACGTACCAGCCGTCGTCACATTTCTCCAGTACGTACACCGTGTCGCCCTCCTGCAACTCCAGTTCGTCCGGGTTCTGCGGACGGTACTTGTACATCGCACGGTACCTGCGAACGacacattaattatattcactTGCGTTTTAAAtgactaaaaatatttgaaatcatAGACCAATAAAGGTGGCTGGCAATAATACATACAGCTTTTAGGTATTTACTGCAAATTATTAAGAACATAATGAACCTAAATTGAGGAagcaattgaaatattattaatgtctGTCCCACGAAGTGGAAGGCAcgtttaatcaaattattgttaaatgattaaatgttttgtttttctcgTTTTtactagaatattttatacttacgGCACAGCCTCTGCGTTGGTGTCGACGTACAGCGGCTCTGCGTTATTGAGGTCGCCGGTGGGCGCTGCGCCGTAGCCGCGCTCCGACGGCGCTAATGTTGCATGCGCCGGCTTCGCTAAATAACCTGAAATtatgtatgattttttaattgctaCAACACGATAGATCGATTAAGCCATCAATCAACAGATATCACGAAGATTCACCGATATAAAACAATGACACTGTAAGAGTGTAGATATACTAACATTCAAGTTTGGTTATTTGAAAGGGTTTAAGTGTAAGTTACCAGACAGGATTCAACCTTCAAGGGTTCAACCCTGCCAGGTAACTAAGACCTGGATGTGTAATTTAGCTGAGTTACCTGGGTAGGTTTTGGGAGGAAGCAAGTGTTACCTGGTAGAGGTGCAGTGGCGGGAGGTGCGTTGGCGAGCGCAGGGCTGTTGTGCTGCGGCGTGTAGCTGTGCTGCTGCAGAGAGCGTCTGGCCGCACCGTTCACCAGGCCGTGCGCCGCGGGCGACGCTGCCGGCTTCTCCACGTTACATGCATTTTGTGCTGATGATGCTGTAATATCGATATGTAAAGATTAGCATCGTTGCGTATTGCTGATTGCAAAACTGGTACTGAGCGCTATTGTCGCATTTGAAAAACTCACGAGGTTCAGCCTGACTTGGCTCCTGTAGTACGGTAACGTAACTGTCGGGAAAGATGCCGGTTTTTGCACCGTTCCTGCCCTCCCACCAGTTTTGGTCGATGCGCCTTGTCAGTACTACCACTTCACCCTTCTTCAACGGCAATTCAAGGTTAGTCTGAGCCGTGAAGTCGAATTTCGCCCGGGCTTGTCCTTCTACCGCTACCGGCTTCTTTGGTGAATGCGTATGCGTGTCTCCTTTTAAAATCtgcagtaattttttaatgttattattccTTACTTATTTTGATCACTAGTTAGAGTCGTCCCtactcttttttaatttatattacgcTTGTAGTAGAGTATAAATTTTACTGATCTGAAAATATGATATAAATGCccgctgtcgcccgagactccgtccgcgccgaaataaaaaataataagtagtctatgtgttcttccagactatattctatatttatgtcaaatttcatagagatcttTGAGTCGTtctacatacaaacattacaaatcttcaaacaaacatccatccatccatccatctaactattcgcaattataatatgagtaagatatacgagtataattcTTATTAGAACTTCGAGTAGAATTTTCAATTGTGCTATTGTTTGTATGACAATTGCTGAATGTTTAGTTATTGCTAAGCCTATCAGTGCAAACAAATCTCAAGGATTCTTATCTTC
The Papilio machaon chromosome 8, ilPapMach1.1, whole genome shotgun sequence DNA segment above includes these coding regions:
- the LOC106720742 gene encoding centrosomal protein of 290 kDa-like; this encodes MVETDWRQILSFSQKELLQADKEELCENLSWMEVDDIELNFSDLKTLFRLAQDILKYKSEQVKNLGGELNAFHRKKGKKHSRNDNAGTSSDNALETITHQEEVIKANKDILEKLYADIAELEERKMKYKDQSIDIDKDSISSPDVLSEIDAKAQLENEIVQKNKHIRKLLGYVKILEEENTKFKEKITILKDKLKEATKIIEDMTEKLLASSNECNRIKETIGSLELAKSNLLDEISTLRQEILSKGINKDNMNEDAKTKIQHLKSSVKNLRLDIERLTIENKNLKEQLNLRSAPKHSEEKQENRMEELRIKELGDKLAEASKEILRSVNVIDVLKNENKHLKSLFEETHNTDLDFNKNESDDGKQRKMINELKKKIKKLVATLESTEKTLVMREKEVMELSSELGLLKSDDGVATLMKAVKNKKQQLKLKDEGIKSLIKDVNNLTQVVNDLQIENETMRRQLNLSENDKIPTEGILLEYHNLKEHNMTLSKEIQAIENELVTLEMKNLEQSEIISKYAKLLSVKEPSISIINNSVTKRKNDDTLQTVEEDVLVEGGSGNVNENINEVINYQSLIEENEGLRKGLQEIFNYLKDNCDSSTGVVAFECPSLEAVLCALEARHAAGWFAPHIATTLQLKAALGGKDALLTALQQSRKEVFNLMTQLSKECQKCAEMETKVHELESKMKTRTERKSEDYTNFGTLNSYVFDSENKEIDLQNKKELEKVSLNRNSLYEKEVKNALIYFRSKYEMLFDKMAEIAISTSDEKSKWLIEEENYKAQIENLKLSHISHGDEDNSDISAGLVSSPNVSFLERKCNYLEEMYKNIRTSYENMSNEILENKKEKLKSTLNFETQIQNLVIVIINLTEKIRCSMPEDLFWKQNKIFNEIITKYRQVLNSDLMNVESNKIKHFGNDKINSKETTIKISQNSKDIKDQDKNNDSKIEKTAPQTHHEICSELDAKNKLIEKLIKRNTELQDLQASLIDNTLASETKEEITSLKQNLHQLNEENKQLKEKFLEIKTQYDVVMSQLQHDECKRLNYETEINLLRHQILDLQSVGDNKAVIARLSNEILVAHLQASERHQKVESLKQYLDREKEMRENAEEALLALQKILEMLTLKYENKFRYMHDILQTLRLEYQGGLPLTSAENYLYGLKELSDKTKFVDEKFHEIEDLRFSLMAKHSVYDQILNLTSGNCSENMENCPHKLQLTILNSTQARELEHCSNKIKALEKANKNLLERCNALDKTLVTVSHGLRDTFSEENITKEKNNNITKDIVDIESEDSQSDSDIGSSTKESGTFTLPKPRTTQLTYQINFNSNEKKSVATLTNFSERKFRNSEVLNVATQTNIDAQRINKLIQTENDSTSNELKQHINNLEIANKDAKKKLFDCLSKSEQREKTIVSVHEENKALHRKIQNLVETNTKLTSLNEELQKSVELLKTEFEDVKNSHSEQCNNIKKKAKEDTQSLLESVERIENEKNKIMTEYKQLLDRERNDNYENVKTLKSKLVALQAEIDRKATTVGGCKDDIIKQDIVKYTSKNEELENKCFKLENNLEDYKREIVNCQSEVQRWKNLAAERLEKMEQMGLQLKERHNYEVESYKAENQHWLMQLNETQREHVELRTQLSEQKALHVKQLAEKDAQIEQLRSNVHNLKTQIMNMQTMLSVQDPSFDLSAIVEVEEASDFSQQGSDRLELKFDSTVDFHDMQDDFTKMSTSTMIWQEPIIERLRREKQLLSKQNGVLRRQIKAIAARERRSRLDAQNLKNQVFRISTSGSKAVCAESAALHNKIATLQAQLTSARRDNNSSVALWDKWKRAQQAAERWQARYEEKCQEVIKLEAGLNMARSAIARLEKEKRLLLSRLSEPKNEKLSAREKQDGEASEKRLSRSEYDPSEMQTVPVSTRALLERIEAQQRRIAALEVAEKGNEPLVSEYEKALAEITSLKGQVLKLESTLLETQIRSPYTQEVKPELEYWKSYCNMLKEENSQLTLRVSSLESAPATAHQHRVNDLEQTVLTLRGLVSKLQAEQKSSATNVKRVDSRPTSGRSASDKTRSQLESCKTEIANLKRSIQEKDALLERSKDMLRIAAEREDELLNENTFLRRQLEELTDYKRDSVSE